The Sabethes cyaneus chromosome 1, idSabCyanKW18_F2, whole genome shotgun sequence DNA segment ctgctttgaaatcgataaagatgtgatgcgtgggcacgttgtactcccgacatttctgcaagatctgtcggatagtaaacatttggtccgtagttgcgcgagcccccatgaaacccgcctgataattccctacgaaaccttgtgctatcggtgacagccggcgtaataggatctgggagagtaccttgtaggcggcgtttaccagcgtaataccacgatagttgcagcagtctagccgatcaccctttttgtagatgggacaaaccactccttccatccattcctccggtagcttttcctcctcccaaatcctcgaaataacccagtgtagagcctttgctagcgtttccccgccatgtttataaagctctgccggtaggcggtccttcccagcggctttattggtcttcagcaacctgatttctcgtttgacttcttggagatcaggtgctaggacatcactatcttccatgggcgctcctaggttaatttccgttccgcctccttctgcgacttcgccattgaggtgttcatcgaagaactgcttccacctgtcgaccacctcgcgctcgtttgtaattagattccctccctcgtccctacacatgtcaggtttcggtgtgtagcccttccgagtttggtttaccttctcatagaacttgcgcgtgtcattagctcggaatagttgttctaattcttcacgatctctgtcctccttttggcgcttttttctcctcaggatcgtggtcaactggttcctagctcgtcggtacttggccaggttctctctagtggcaatacttagataatttttccaagcgttttttttctcctccaccgcttgttggcattccccatcaaaccaatcattttgtgtactccgaggctcaatacctagtgccgcggtagcggcctctccgatggccgagcgtattctgccccaaccgtcttcgaggtttgaagcacctaactcctcggaagagggcagtgcctcattcagtactcgcgcgtagttctcggcagcttgtgggttgtctagctgcctgatgttcagccgaggagggcggctttgacgtgtccggtatacggtggacagctttgagcgcacatgtactgctactaggtaatggtcagaatcaatatccgcaccccgacgggagcgtacgttcgtgatgttagagaagaaccggccctctatgagaacgtggtcaatttggttcattgtacgttggtcaggtgatctccaggtggctttgtggatatccttgcgcgggaaaaaggtacttcggatcaccaggcctcgggaagctgcgaagtttatacatcgttggccgttatcgtttgtgtcggtgtgcaggctatggggtcctaccaccggtctatacatttcttccctaccgacctgggcgttcatatccccgatgacgatcttgatgtcccgtgacgagcaactgtcgtacgtagcctccagcctcgcgtagaacgcttctttctcatcgtcgggtctaccttcgtgcgggcagtgcacgttaatgatgctataattgaagaaacggccctttatcctcaatacacacattctctcgttgatcgccttccaatctatcacgcgatcctgcattccgcccagcactacaaagcccgttcccagttcgttggtagcgccaccgctctggtaaaactgggcctttccgccacgtatcttccataccttctctcctttgcgacagatttcctgcagagctacgatgccgagtttgcggggttccagctgttcaatcagcacccgctcgcaacctgcgaaatttagcgatctgcagttccaagtcccgagtctccattcgtcgtccttatttcgtcgcctaggtcgatgccgaatattccgctccgaatatgcttgaatgttgttagtttgtgttgtttaggtgtgtagccgtactggggcaacacaaccgagtctcgtgatggggctgccatcttatagtgccgagactcactacctccttcccggttagtatacgaccttagtttccaccggggttggttacccgatctccgctaaggttgctcgtattccggctggtaccacgaggaggtcgggatcggagttgctggataagaggctaacgaccactatggggtctatattccgcattatctagccgtttaccaaccggaGACAATCTGCGCCATACTAAAAGCGGAACCTAGGAGGATtgcgctaaaaataaatgcgtcaaagaccaaatacatgaaaggaaggggCTCAAAGGAAGCAAACGAGTACCTCCCACGAAAGATAGCAGCTGACGGCGTCGAACTAGAAAtgatagatgagttcgtgtatttgggatcgcagCAGATCGCGGGTAATCACTAATCAGGCCCGCACCGCCGTACAAAGCAGATAATTTACAAACCCTTTATTATATCGCTAGTGTTTTATGGACGTGAAgacgtgacgctgctcacggaggttATAAACGCCCTTCCCTTCCCGTGTTCGaacaaactaaaagcggagagtggcggtggTGTATGAataacgagctacaggcactgcttggcgagattcccatcgtacatttgacgaaattcggtaggctacggtgggccggacacgtcgtaaggatgccgggcaacagtgcgacgaaaatagtccccTTCAATAACCCCATCGGCAGCAGGAACAGGGAAACTCAACGTGcgtcaacgtgcaagatggctcgacccgGTCGAAAGtggtttgcgacttctgagacgactgagaaattgacgatgagtggcccaagatcgagttgaatggatgCGACGAATCAGAGCTCCATatttaaaaatggaaaaaagccaCGTTCCCGTGGCATCCAAAAGCAGCATACCTTCATACGAAGTGCGAAGCGTAATGCTTAAAAATTTCCTATTTCCTCCCGTTACTTTAAGTGTTTGCGAGTGCGCCAATCTACGACCCAAAGAAGTACCCGTGTAAATAATGAACCTCCCATAAAGGCTACCTTTGCGTACTCATTTGCGAAAATTGGATCATCTGATGAAAGCGTGGTTTTGGCGGTTCGGTTGGGAAAGTCTCacggttgtttttgttgttgttatttggTTTTGGTGTGAGCAGAAAAGTGGAACCGATTTGCGGTTTAGCAAGACATGGATGGTCGGGAACGGCTGTGTGTAAAGTCGCGTTAAGTGGATGTGGACGATTGTGGGTGTTAAATTAATGGATGGACGCACAAGATTCCACATTTAACGATGATGTCGTTTGCTCGAGAAGATTGGCCGTTCGTTTCTGGAACGAATGGAGAATAGAATTTTATGACACGGcttatgactttttcttgctCGTGCTTAATTACTTAATTGAACGTTGGCTGGAAGATCGCATTGGTCACCCCGAGTTCAATtagaataattttttaaaacctttttCCCCACACGAAAACAAAATCTCTACAGGCTAGAAGCAATTAttcgaaaaactcaaaaaaatcgcATACCATTCTGTCACACCGTGTTGCACCTAGCAGAGTTCGCTTTGACCGGACCGGCGATATTTCCGTTCAAATGATGCAACCGGCAAAAATGCGCCACTTTTCACCGGTTACACGCGACGCAGAGCAAATCCAGCTAAAAATAGCGGATACATACCTACGAGCGATCATGTGCGCCTTATACAGCCAAAGATCGTTGCATATCCGACGCCACTCTGCATACTGCTGACCAGGACGTTCGAAAAGCAACGCATCGCGCTGCTGTGATGAGCGGTCTTGCTGTGAGCAACTGCATGAAAAACACCGGGGGAAAAGCAAAAGCGAGAAAATTCGTCATGACCGTCAGCCGTTTGGCAAtgaatgattgtttgttgtttgctTCTGCTTGATACAAACAAAGCGAAGTTTTATATCCGTATCTGTTGCTCTCTATCTTTAACTGAATCAGACGGCTTGATCAGCGGAAAACCGAAAGGCAGTAGAAATTCGTAGAATGATTAACACCTACGTCATTGTCTTCTTGGTCCTGGGGTGACACACAGCGCAGCTATTCAAACCGTCTAACTGTTTAGAATGTTGGACTGATTCATTGAACTGATCGTTATTCTTGTTTAATTGCAGATAGCGGAGGACGGCTTCGCCGTCATCGATGATTTTCTTACTGCGGAAGAGGTCGCCGAACTGCTGGAAGCGGGACAAAGCCTGCACAAAGACGCCCCCAAGGAAGAACGGAGAGTATTTAGTACCATTAATGCCAAAGCGACGCAAAGCAAAGATCGGTACTTCATCGAGAGTGGCGACAAAGTACGATACTTTTTCGAGGAAGGTGCCGTCGACGAAAACGGTGAACTGCTGGTAGACCCCTCGGTGGCGCTAAATAAGGTTGGCCATGCGCTGCACACCGAACATCCGGCGTTTTCGAACATTACGTTCTCCAATCGGGTTAAGGAAGTTTGCTGGCAGCTGGGCTTCCAAAGTCCAGCCGTAGCGCAGAGCATGTACATTTTTAAGAACCCCGGAGTCGGCGGTGAAGTGAAATCCCACCAGGATGCGACCTATCTGTACTCGGACCCGAGCTCGACGATCGGTTTTTGGATCCCGCTGGAAGATGCAACTCCACAGAATGGCtgtctgtactttatcaaaggTTCCCACAAAAGTGGTGTTCACAGGAGGTAGATCATATCGATCTTATTTTATTTGGATTGAATAAACAGTAAAGAAATTTTCAGGTACATCCGCAATCCAGACAAAACATCAAACGACCTGTTGATATACGATCGGCCGGCCCCACTGTATCCGCAGTCTAACTTCGCTCCGGTCCCCGTTAAAGCCGGTTCGCTGGTATTGATTCACAGCCAGGTGGTGCATCGAAGCGACGCGAACCGCTCGAACCGAAGCCGGCATGCGTACACGTTCCACGTGATCGAAACGGAGAACTGTGCCTACTCGAAGGAAAACTGGTTGCAACCGAGCGAAGAGCAACCATTTCCGGTGCTATTCGAGAGGAATTGAGTTGCTGCCGGCCTTCGTGTCGGGACATAGCTTGTTGAGACGTGAGTGCCAtagatgatgattatgatgatgatgatatttACTAGCACTAGTTTTGTTGTGTATGAGAAAATATATACCGTTTATTGAGCTGAATACTGATTTCTggtatgacaaaaaaaaatccatactTGGTTCGTTATTCGAATGGCGACACATTCTGATCGGTGAACTTCAGCAAAGTGTTTTAATGCAACTGTTAAACTGGCTTATTATATCAGTTTAAGAACGTTTGTTTATTATGATGAATGACATTCGAACTCAAAATCAAAGCTACTAATACTATTTGAGAAGTGTAAACCAACGCAAGTAACTTTGGGCGttgcaataaaaacattaattgATGTACGTACTAAGCTAATCGTACCTACTATAGAGCATAATATTTAAGctgatgcatttttaattaatgCGCTCACCTTCAGTACCCACTACATATTTGTAATTAAGTTTTACACATTTACTGCACATTCGGTTTACCAACCAGAACATTGAAAGCGCATTTTCGTTCAAGCTGTAGTTACTGTATCATAAAAAATGATATCTTTTCACACTGTGTTACAAGATGGAAGAAATTTAATGCTCCACTGGAATGGAGAAATTAATATTTCATGATCAAACGATTATTACAGTAGCGTAGCCAGAGCTCATCATCCGTTAATGGTTTGATTGCTTTTGCACCTGTTCCGAAcgttatggaaaattttagaTTTTGGATTTAGATCTGAGTAAAGCATCCTCTTCCCGTTTTTACTGAATTGTGTGACGCTACTGGTTTGCACTGGTAATCATttgatttaatttaaaataacaagCTGCACGGCCGACCAGAGGCGTTCAATGGAACCGATGCATTGTATAAATATGTTTATTTTGACGGACTTCAATTAGATCGGGAACTTATTTGTGAGAATCCACTGGAAACGGAAAATGGTGCAGATTAGTTTTGCAAGCACTAGCGTGtccaaacataaacaaaaggctGGGAGTGGGGCACCTTCCATAAGAATGCACTGGTCTGAAACCCgtagtaatcgtaggatggcgattctattattacttatcgcAAGAATACCAGCCAACTGGATTGAACATgtgaacttgaaattgtatataaattgattttaaattagactttagctaagacttggaattacatttgaaattagacttataaTTGAAAGTTGTACTTGAGTTGTACGCAATCAGagttaaaattagttttaaaattaaactaaatatTGGAATTGGAAGCAAGCGCGATGGCCAAAGACGGGAGAACACAAATTtcgcgcagtagatcctattgcgggcacgacattcaagtatcacatctactaccgTGGCGGCAATAAAGCAGAGCATGGTGTCGGATTCGACACCATCCGAAGACGTAAAAGAGAAGTTCTATGATCTTCACGAAAGGACATATCgagagtgcccaagacatgacataaaaatagtcatcggggatacaaatacACAAGAATTATTTCGTCccgccggggtggctcgtgctgtttcaagcactcgtctccattcaactcggtcttgggccactcgtcgccaatttcctagtcgtctcagaagttgcaaatcgctttcgacctggtcgagccatcgtgcacgtggGCCCACCTGTTACTGGTGCCGGTGGCGTTGTTGaaaaggactattttcgtcgcactgtcgtccggcatccttccaccgtagcctgctaactttcgctagatgtacgattggagtctccccaagcagtgcctgtagctcgtgattcatacgcctccgccactctccgctttcagtttatactccgccaaatatcgtccgcaacactttccgctcgaacacggcaaaggTGCGTATGGCCCCGTaaagagtaaacgcgacagcgacgcgacacgacttcgctcacattcgtttaaatacgcagccctgcttccggcgaaacagtgctgcgtatttaaacgaatgtgagcgaagtcgcgtcgcgtcgctgtcCCATTTAATCTGGCGGTACGCTATGTCCtctgtgagcagcgtcacggcttcaagttcataaagaactaccggtctaataagagttttgtacattgttagcttcgagcggcggcgtatgcttcttgatcgtagcgttttacgaagggcaaagtaggcccgatttcccggtTGGATGCGCCGCCGGGTctgcttactagtgttgttgtccgcggtcaccagcgatcccaaatacacgaactcctctacaacttctagtttgtcgccgtcaacggttaccgtccgtgggaggcgcgcgtttgtttcctttgagcctcttcctttcatgtatttggtcttcgacgcatttatttttagtccaattctcctagactccgctctcagtctggcgtagattgcctccgccgtcgcaaagttcctagcAATGACATCGAAGTAATCTGCaaaacctagaagttggctacccttggtaaaaatcgtgcctctcgtttcgatgcccgctcatcggatcacaccctcaagagcgatgttgaacagcatgcaggataaaccgtcaccttgtctcaaccctcgccgcgtctcgaagggactcgagagtgtcccagagatgcgtacgaaacacatcactcgatccaatgtagctctgatcagtcgcgtcagtttgtccggaaacccaacttcgtgcattatctgccatagcttgtctcgatcgactgtatcgtatgatgctttgaaatcaataaagatgtgatgcgtgggcacgttgtactcccgacatttcggCAAGATCTGTCGAATAGCAAAAATTTGATAGTTGCGCGAGCTCCCATCCTACCACAAAttgcctgaggctaatcaacttcatTGCAGCCAACGGAATGGTTATCTATAGTACCCACCAGGAAGCACACCTGGACCagcaccctaatggagaggtcTACTCTCAGATTGACCAcattctggttgatggccggcacttttcggatgtcgcagacgtgctagacgtccgagctagaacacatcctttggactaagttatccggagtagtctcctgtccgctcactgcctgcatgttgcttctcgcgcccacgaaacgagggcatataaagaaaacatgttctgcagtttcttctacatccacgcattcgggacacgcgggggactccgcatgcccgaacttgtgcagatactgtctaaaacaaccatgccctgatagaatctgtgtcaggtggaagttgacttcgccgtggcgcctgtcgacccacccggatacctccgggataagtcgatgtgtccaccggccctttatggaatcagaccatgcccgctgccatgtggtcatcgaggccgatcttgtggtactccgtatgcctctattTCTACGTTGgtagaagcactctacgtcctcactgatgatgatgccaacaggcatcatacccgctaaaacgcagattgcgtcatatgaaactgtgcgatacgcactcgccactctcaagcacatgagacgatagctACTTTCCAGCTTAATTAGGTaacttttggttcctaacgccgatgaccacaccgatCTGCcgtacctaagtatggactggaccacgttggctaaaagcctgcgcttgctgccatatactgcagagctattagacatcatacgagacagccgaaatagctgtgggaGCCTTCTTgtaggcatagtcgacgtggatcccgaacttgagcttatcgtcgaccatgactcccaggagttttagtgaccgcgttgacgaaatagtgcaatccccgacgctgatatttgcttgctgcaccgacttgcggttgttcaccacgataacctccgttttatgatgcactagctccagtttcctggagggcatccagtcttcgacaatgcttatagagtgggtagCCGTctactcaacctctctgatagattcaccgtagacttccaaggtgatgtcatccgcaaagccgacaatcacaacccctaccgggaactttagcttccacacctcgtcatacataacACACACCGGGCCCTGTATGGCAGAGAATTCGGGtttttatggaggcccgtgctactacggatcaaatttttgctctccgacaaatccaccagaaatgtcgggagtgcaacgtgcccgcgcatcatactttcgtggatttcagggcagcatacgataaagTCAAGCGTAAACAGCTATTGCAAATAATGCAAGAGTACGATTTCCCGGACAACCTGACGCGACTGACCAAAGTCTTTGCATCCTTTCGAATCCCGCACAGTGGTGCGGCAAGGGGttgaactgtcctgtatgttattcaatatcgctattgatggtgttatccggcgagcgggcatcgaaatgagagaaacaatcttcagcaagagtacccAATTcccagccttcgcagacgacctcgacttactcattactagaaaccttgcgaTGGCGCCTAACTAAAAACGGATGCTTAgaggattgggttaaaaatcaatgcgccgaaaaccaaatatgtggtaggaaaaggctccagagaaagtaacgtttgcctcccacggataaTGACTATTGATGGCAATGAACTGGAAGtcgttgatgaattcgtatatgtgggatctctggtcaccgccgacaataatacgagtaatgTTATTCAAccacgcattcaagctggaagtcgagccttcCTTTCCCTCCGTAAgaagcttcgatcaaggagtatacgccgccgcacaaaactgatGGTGTACAAAAAGCTAAACAGATTGTTCTACGGACTTGGCactgtaactttacttacggaagacatacgtgcatttgccgtatttgaacgaaaggtattttggactatttttggcggagaaCAAGTGAattctgttctcttcaagagccccaccggcaccacGAATAGAGGGACTCAATGtgctagatagctcgaccaagtcgaaaacaacttgtgtgtgtcgagacgctcaacgtatTGGCGTACGATAACGTAGCGTCAGTATCAACAAATAAACCAAGTAGGAATCGAATGAAAATTACATTAATATGGCCAAAACATCGGAGAAAGtgtaaaatctgttctgattccATTGCAAGACTAACAGCCTGTAAAAATTCACCATTGAAATCCATATTAccaagtagctggcaggcagccgatattcgatgccaacatgttagcgttaaCGTAAACGAGATATCATGTCATCGTTACTCTTCACACAAATTAGCTCGTCGGCTGTCAGTGAGGCCCACGACTCCTATGACCCCTTTAGTGATGTTAGTTCTTGTCAacgcatttttactataaacaACTTCGAACTCGGTGTTGCCTTCTGCTAAAATTTAGCGTCCTGTGTGTGATAGTTAAAGCTTTTTTTATATGCAACCGCATACTACTTAGTAAGTTGAAACTCGTCATTCAACTTTACAAACGTAGTTATTCTTCGTACTA contains these protein-coding regions:
- the LOC128744085 gene encoding phytanoyl-CoA dioxygenase domain-containing protein 1, whose amino-acid sequence is MRNLLIDQIAEDGFAVIDDFLTAEEVAELLEAGQSLHKDAPKEERRVFSTINAKATQSKDRYFIESGDKVRYFFEEGAVDENGELLVDPSVALNKVGHALHTEHPAFSNITFSNRVKEVCWQLGFQSPAVAQSMYIFKNPGVGGEVKSHQDATYLYSDPSSTIGFWIPLEDATPQNGCLYFIKGSHKSGVHRRYIRNPDKTSNDLLIYDRPAPLYPQSNFAPVPVKAGSLVLIHSQVVHRSDANRSNRSRHAYTFHVIETENCAYSKENWLQPSEEQPFPVLFERN